From a single Nicotiana tomentosiformis chromosome 2, ASM39032v3, whole genome shotgun sequence genomic region:
- the LOC104085735 gene encoding uncharacterized protein yields the protein MAPDSTSTSSPTHTVIPPSTSLDPSHPLYVHASDNSGVTLVTVPFSGTGYVSWRKNVLIALSAKNKVGMVNGRITQLPPDSPLYDHWLRCNDMVFAWLSNSVSRDIADSVLHCDTARDLWKDIKERYGQSNDSRYYQIQREIGGVSQGSSDIASYYTRLRKLWDELKTASFGPACTCGAEPQCSEGQKLIHFLTGLNETYSNVRSNILMMIPMPSLSKAYSMLLHDESQREIQTSGSSFLSESISFHAKSTHVQNNSTNKYYSQKISFENKRTNIVCKYCRKPGHSVDKCYRLHGFPPDFKFTKGQKVVACVQLDDPRTDSLSAPEALPGSPVHGFIKEQYQHLMSLFQQSQVSVATQDPSIASSAMGAFDYSAYISPTATTSAPSPVQVPQPASPMASSPQATHSSSLSIVPSSIPLRRSTRESNTPVYLQDYVCYTTIPTFPVNSKVTSIEIHMHEPQFYHQAAPHHAWQDAMIKEFQALEANHTWDIVPLPPGKKAIPCKWVYKIKQSSDGSIERYKARLVIRVVKITIVKCLLTLAVKHGWAVHQLDVNNAFLHGDLHEEVYMKIPLGLSVAPSSSDPSLACKLKKSLYGLKQASRQWFAKLSQSLLSRGYSPSKNGSSLFTKITASSIVILVVYVDDILLAGDNSQEIANLKAFLDQQFRIKDLSSVHYFLSLEVSLNKLYIDSGGSISDPSIYRRLIGKLNFSQHTRPDISFFVQHLSQFLVFPKVPHMLVALHVLRYLANDPAQGVLLSNSSDFTLKAYSDSDWAACPISRRSVIVYFVLLEYRALRQVVAEVSWLLRLLADMGLSITSPVSIFCDSQAARLVFFNFQQQRLLLHLLLISERISNHQLGLFFFFFFNFKFKTSTVVLLMAPKEDRKDPAWAYSERVCETNKMAIRCLFCDKISNGGIYRQKAHLIGGDPNVASCPKVPSHVKEDLKAFLHKKKELKTQLIHE from the exons ATGGCCCCAGATTCGACTTCTACCTCCTCACCTACGCATACTGTAATTCCCCCTAGTACCTCACTTGATCCTTCTCATCCGTTGTATGTGCATGCATCAGATAATTCGGGAGTTACACTGGTAACTGTCCCTTTCTCTGGTACTGGGTATGTATCTTGGAGAAAGAATGTTCTTATTGCTCTATCTGCGAAGAACAAGGTTGGGATGGTTAATGGGAGAATCACTCAGCTACCTCCTGACTCTCCTTTGTATGATCACTGGCTAAGATGCAATGACATGGTGTTTGCATGGTTGAGTAACTCAGTGTCTAGGGATATTGCTGATAGTGTACTTCACTGTGACACTGCAAGGGATCTTTGGAAGGATATAAAGGAGAGATATGGTCAATCTAATGATAGTAGATACTACCAAATTCAAAGAGAAATTGGTGGAGTTTCTCAGGGTTCTAGTGACATTGCTAGTTATTACACTAGGTTAAGAAAATTATGGGATGAGTTAAAAACTGCTTCATTTGGTCCAGCTTGTACCTGTGGAGCAGAACCACAGTGCAGTGAAGGACAAAAACTCATTCATTTTCTTACTGGGTTGAATGAAACATACTCCAATGTTAGAAGTAACATTCTTATGATGATTCCTATGCCTTCTTTGAGTAAAGCCTATTCAATGTTGCTACATGATGAGAGTCAAAGGGAAATTCAAACTTCAGGATCTTCATTTCTTTCTGAATCAATTTCCTTTCATGCCAAATCTACTCATgttcaaaataattcaacaaacaAGTATTACTCTCAGAAAATCAGTTTTGAGAATAAAAGGACAAACATTGTGTGCAAATACTGTAGAAAACCTGGTCATTCTGTTGACAAGTGTTATAGGCTGCATGGGTTCCCTCCTGACTTCAAATTTACCAAAGGGCAGAAGGTTGTAGCCTGTGTTCAGCTTGATGACCCTAGAACTGATTCTCTTTCAGCTCCTGAAGCCCTGCCTGGAAGTCCAGTCCATGGGTTCATTAAAGAGCAGTATCAACATCTCATGAGCCTATTCCAACAGTCTCAAGTATCTGTTGCAACTCAGGATCCCAGCATTGCCTCTTCTGCTATGGGAGCATTTGATTACAGTGCTT ACATTTCACCTACTGCTACAACTTCTGCACCTTCACCTGTTCAGGTTCCTCAACCTGCTTCACCAATGGCTTCTTCTCCTCAAGCTACTCATTCCTCTTCTCTTTCTATTGTTCCTTCTTCTATACCCCTTAGGAGATCCACTAGAGAATCTAACACACCTGTCTATCTTCAAGACTATGTTTGCTACACAACCATTCCCACTTTTCCTGTGAATTCCAAGGTTACCTCTATTGAGATTCACATGCATGAACCTCAGTTTTACCATCAAGCAGCACCTCATCATGCCTGGCAGGATGCTATGATTAAAGAATTTCAAGCCTTGGAGGCAAATCATACTTGGGACATTGTCCCTTTGCCTCCCGGGAAGAAGGCCATACCATGCAAATGGGTCTATAAAATCAAACAAAGTTCCGATGGTTCAATTGAGAGATACAAAGCTAGATTGGTGATTAGAG TTGTCAAGATTACAATTGTCAAGTGCCTTCTCACCTTAGCAGTCAAGCATGGTTGGGCAGTCCACCAGTTGGATGTCAACAATGCTTTTCTACATGGAGATCTCCATGAAGAGGTGTACATGAAAATTCCTTTGGGTTTGAGTGTTGCTCCTTCTTCCTCTGATCCTTCTTTAGCTTGCAAATTGAAGAAATCTCTCTATGGTCTAAAACAGGCTTCTAGACAATGGTTTGCAAAGCTCTCACAGTCTCTCCTTTCCAGAGGTTACTCCCCTAGCAAGAACGGCTCTTCTTTGTTCACCAAAATCACTGCCTCCTCCATTGTCATTTTGgtagtatatgtggatgatatccTTTTAGCTGGTGATAATAGTCAAGAAATTGCAAACTTGAAAGCCTTTTTAGATCAACAGTTCAGAATCAAAGATCTTAGTTCTGTTCATTATTTCCTTAGTCTTGAGGTCTCTCTG AACAAGCTTTATATTGATTCTGGTGGTTCCATTTCTGATCCTTCTATCTATAGAAGGTTGATTGGCAAACTGAATTTCTCACAGCACACCAGGCCTGACATCTCCTTCTTTGTTCAACATTTGAGCCAGTTTCTGGTGTTTCCTAAAGTTCCTCATATGTTGGTTGCACTACATGTTCTCAGATATCTTGCCAATGACCCTGCTCAGGGTGTCTTACTCAGCAACTCTTCTGATTTCACCCTCAAAGCTTACTCTGATTCTGACTGGGCTGCCTGCCCTATCTCAAGGAGATCTGTTATTGTATATTTTGTTCTTCTTG AATATAGAGCTTTGAGACAGGTGGTTGCTGAGGTTTCCTGGCTGCTTAGGCTTCTTGCTGATATGGGTTTGTCTATTACTTCTCCTGTTTCTATTTTTTGTGACAGTCAAGCTGCT CGACTAGTATTCTTCAACTTCCAACAGCAACGACTTCTTCTTCATCTACTTCTGATTTCTGAAAGAATctcaaatcatcaactagggttgttcttcttcttcttcttcaacttcaAGTTCAAGACTTCAACAG TTGTTCTTTTAATGGCTCCAAAAGAAGATAGGAAAGATCCGGCTTGGGCTTACTCTGAAAGAGTTTGCGAGACCAACAAGATGGCAATTAGATGTCTTTTTTGTGACAAGATTTCAAATGGAGGAATCTATCGTCAAAAAGCGCATCTAATCGGCGGTGATCCAAATGTCGCATCTTGTCCTAAAGTTCCATCGCATGTGAAGGAAGATTTGAAAGCATTCCTTCATAAAAAGAAAGAGTTAAAGACTCAACTGATTCATGAATAA
- the LOC104085734 gene encoding B3 domain-containing protein At2g36080-like yields MSINHCSSQLTEPFWCTTKQHYIMESTRKSSSPTYKNQTTPTSLCPNSNRLEENEIPKERLFEKPLTPSDVGKLNRLVIPKQHAEKHFPLNGTQNDSGEKGFLLNFEDELGKLWTFRYSYWNSSQSYVLTKGWSRFVKEKKLDAGDFVLFERHRLDGDRTFIGWRRRNAAAGATVLEQESGIAPPGGGGGGWGQVYYGGSGHPYPSAGVPYQPDCLHAVRRTMHNQTAANGNNTRRQVRLFGVNLAECEVDESLWSEPSTSDGSSTPSHHQQSHEYQGQAGQLHYQYQVHCSNPSAPASSHAKNNHHNNMDVDYSSDMNHMRYHQG; encoded by the exons ATGTCCATAAACCATTGTTCTTCACAACTTACAGAACCATTCTGGTGTACAACAAAACAACACTATATCATGGAATCAACAAGAAAATCCTCATCTCCAACTTACAAAAACCAAACTACACCTACTTCTCTCTGTCCTAATAGCAACCGATTAGAAGAAAATGAAATCCCAAAAGAACGTTTGTTTGAGAAACCATTAACACCAAGCGATGTAGGGAAGCTCAATAGATTAGTCATCCCAAAACAACACGCCGAAAAACACTTCCCTCTTAACGGGACACAAAATGACTCGGGCGAAAAGGGATTTTTACTGAATTTCGAGGACGAGTTAGGGAAATTATGGACTTTTAGATATTCATATTGGAATAGTAGTCAAAGTTATGTATTAACAAAAGGATGGAGCCGTTTCGTGAAGGAGAAAAAATTAGATGCTGGTGATTTCGTTTTGTTCGAGCGCCACCGGTTAGACGGCGACCGGACATTTATTGGGTGGAGGAGGAGGAACGCCGCCGCTGGAGCCACCGTTTTGGAGCAAGAAAGTGGTATTGCTCCGCCGGGAGGCGGTGGTGGTGGGTGGGGCCAGGTGTACTACGGTGGGTCTGGGCATCCTTATCCGTCGGCAGGTGTTCCATACCAACCTGACTGTCTTCATGCag TAAGAAGAACAATGCACAACCAAACAGCAGCAAATGGGAACAACACACGGAGACAAGTAAGATTGTTTGGGGTGAACCTAGCAGAGTGCGAAGTAGACGAGTCTTTGTGGTCCGAACCATCGACCTCAGATGGTTCGTCGACACCGAGCCACCACCAACAGAGTCATGAGTATCAGGGTCAAGCTGGCCAGCTACATTACCAATATCAAGTCCATTGTTCCAATCCTTCTGCGCCTGCCTCTTCCCATGCTAAAAATAACCATCACAATAACATG GATGTGGATTACTCGAGTGATATGAACCATATGAGATATCACCAGGGATAA
- the LOC104098245 gene encoding uncharacterized protein has protein sequence MKLKIVWRKVSDYVRYDLKEIAFPSSLPDPPHIKKRRKLTLKERYLVLKEASRLYAASWVRDIGPELRPNDHKKKSEIEDESDEENGSRKEKEPSTIEDLAVAARGGMETLRPALQRVYMTRASAYKDALKSFIQGYQEGIQQTMEKNKDSKSSKDTDASNSIGPT, from the exons ATGAAGCTGAAGATAGTTTGGAGGAAAGTATCTGATTATGTTCGATATGATCTGAAGGAGATTGCTTTTCCTTCATCTTTACCGGACCCTCCCCACATCAAAAAACGTAGGAAACTAACTTTGAAGGAGCGCTATCTT GTGCTGAAGGAAGCGTCTAGGCTTTATGCTGCAAGCTGGGTGAGGGACATTGGTCCTGAACTTCGGCCCAATGATCACAAAAAGAAGAGTGAGATTGAAGACGAGTCGGATGAAGAAAATGGTAGCAGAAAGGAGAAGGAACCCTCAACAATAGAGGATCTAG CTGTGGCTGCACGAGGTGGAATGGAGACACTACGACCAGCATTGCAACGAGTTTACATGACAAGAGCTTCTGCATATAAAGATGCACTTAAAAGTTTCATACAAGGATATCAAGAAGGTATTCAACAAACCATGGAGAAAAATAAAGACTCGAAGTCTTCCAAAGACACTGATGCATCCAATTCCATAGGACCAACTTGA
- the LOC138891366 gene encoding uncharacterized protein, whose amino-acid sequence MQPMSSSCGSTGKTKGPMDCYFSQKSGDKEGKSGNPQIDAKTILRDRAITMFARWMYDAGLSFNCVNYTDTFSAFIEAVGQYGPGMKPPTYHEVRGPYLKKEVAEVNKIVEEHKVEWNKFGCSIMMDKWTARNEKMIINILVNSPKGSLFLESVDASDSSTDSTKMYSLFKSTIDSIGAENVVQVVTDNASENVKAGDLMSAGYPHIYWTPCAAHSINLIFSDFFKERPFSSIFNQAIRVHSYIVQRPLLLNMMKRFTKQRSLVKPAKTRFATAFLTLHRMYEQKSKLKKLFVSDEYTNNAYGREA is encoded by the coding sequence ATGCAACCAATGTCTTCTAGTTGTGGATCTACTGGCAAGACCAAAGGTCCTATGGATTGTTACTTCTCGCAAAAATCTGGAGATAAGGAAGGAAAAAGTGGTAATCCTCAAATTGATGCCAAAACGATTTTGAGGGATCGTGCAATTACAATGTTTGCGCGGTGGATGTATGATGCAGGTCTTTCTTTTAATTGTGTTAATTATACTGACACTTTTTCTGCTTTTATTGAGGCCGTAGGTCAATATGGTCCAGGAATGaagcctccaacatatcatgaagtTAGAGGGCCATATCTAAAAAAAGAGGTAGCAGAGGTGAACAAAATCGTGGAGGAGCACAAAGTAGAATGGAACAAGTTTGGTTGTTCCATTATGATGGATAAGTGGACGGCGAGAAATGAAAAAATGATCATCAATATCTTGGTGAATTCTCCTAAGGGAAGCCTGTTTCTTGAGTCCGTTGATGCAAGCGACTCTTCGACTGATTCAACCAAAATGTACTCTTTGTTCAAGAGTACAATAGACTCTATTGGAGCAGAAAATGTTGTTCAAGTTGTCACGGACAACGCCAGTGAAAATGTTAAAGCTGGAGATTTGATGTCTGCTGGGTACCCACATATTTATTGGACTCCGTGTGCAGCACATTCCATTAATTTGATCTTTAGTGACTTTTTCAAGGAAAGACCCTTTAGTTCAATCTTTAATCAGGCAATTAGAGTGCATTCCTATATTGTTCAAAggcctttgttattgaatatgatGAAGAGATTCACTAAACAAAGAAGCTTGGTGAAACCCGCAAAGACAAGATTTGCTACTGCTTTCTTGACTTTGCATAGGATGTATGAGCAAAAAAGCAAATTGAAGAAGTTGTTTGTTTCAGATGAGTACACTAACAATGCCTATGGAAGGGAAGCTTGA
- the LOC138904386 gene encoding uncharacterized protein: MDRAKEAIQVSFSDQRKYKRVFEIIDKRWDSKLHSPLHAAGLVLNPELFYDNEERILGDEPLWNGYYECIEKLIPEESVQDKITEQFSIYRNAEQLFGKNMAIRQRKTKSPGERIHTKKRNKLTLKRLNDLVFIKYNRTLRRRYNARNVIDPISLDSIDHANEWLTGVPEDHADEEVFEETSDFTWGDVAEARRIGERIYGLRGSTSTSSSQRKGKEAATLSLVDEEEEVEEDDEQYNNDSGIQEFDNLVEE, translated from the exons ATGGATAGGGCAAAGGAGGCTATTCAAGTCTCGTTTAGTgatcaaagaaaatacaaaagagtCTTTGAGATCATAGATAAAAGGTGGGATAGTAAGCTTCATAGCCCTTTGCATGCAGCTGGACTTGTTTTGAACCCGGAACTGTTTTATGACAATGAAGAAAGGATTCTAGGAGATGAACCTTTGTGGAATGGATACTATGAATGTATTGAGAAGTTGATACCTGAAGAATCCGTGCAAGATAAAATAACAGAGCAATTTAGTATTTATAGGAACGCTGAGCAACTTTTTGGAAAAAACATGGCGATTAGACAAAGAAAGACGAAGTCACCAGGTGAGCGA ATTCATACCAAAAAAAGGAACAAACTAACCTTGAAGCGTCTCAATGATCTAGTATTCATTAAGTACAATAGAACATTGAGGCGTCGTTACAACGCTCGCAATGTAATTGATCCAATTAGTTTGGACAGCATCGATCATGCTAATGAATGGCTAACTGGAGTCCCGGAAGATCATGCAGATGAAGAAGTATTTGAGGAAACTTCTGATTTCACTTGGGGTGATGTTGCGGAGGCGCGTAGAATTGGGGAGAGGATTTATGGTTTGAGAGGGAGTACCTCAACTTCAAGTTCACAGAGGAAGGGAAAAGAGGCAGCTACTTTGTCCCtagttgatgaagaagaagaagttgaagaagatgacgagcaatataataatgatagtggaatacaagaatttgacaatcttgtagaagaatag